In the Acanthopagrus latus isolate v.2019 chromosome 23, fAcaLat1.1, whole genome shotgun sequence genome, one interval contains:
- the gcdhb gene encoding glutaryl-CoA dehydrogenase b: protein MALRGAVGRLLINAQRCAFISASRAQGTAAPARWDAEKTEQKSKASKLQFNWLDALDLESQLTEDEIMIRDSFRTYCQEKLMPRILLANRNEVFHREIVSEMGEMGVLGPTIKGYGCAGTSYVAYGLIAREVERVDSGYRSVMSVQSSLVMHPINAYGTEEQKQKYLPRLARGEILGCFGLTEPNHGSDPAGMETRAKYNPSSRTYSLTGSKTWITNSPVADVAVVWAKCDDGKIRGFILERGMKGLSTPKIEGKFSLRASATGMIVMDEVEVPEENLLPNATGLGGPFGCLNNARYGIAWGALGAAEFCFHAARQYTLDRIQFGVPLARNQLMQKKMADMLTEITIGLQSCLQLGRLIDEKKAAPEMISMLKRNSCGKALDIARQARDMLGGNGIADEYHIIRHVMNLEAVNTYEGTHDIHALILGRAITGLQSFTVGK from the exons ATGGCATTGAGAGGCGCTGTGGGCCGTCTGTTGATCAACGCTCAGAGATGTGCCTTCATCTCAGCGTCCAGGGCCCAGGGAACTGCAGCACCTGCCAGATGGG ATGCAGAGAAGACTGAGCAGAAGTCGAAAGCCT CTAAACTCCAGTTCAACTGGCTTGATGCCCTGGACCTAGAGAGCCAGCTGACAGAGGACGAGATCATGATCAGAGACTCCTTTCGGACGTACTGCCAAGAGAAACTCATGCCCCGCATCCTTCTGGCAAACAGAAATGAAG tgTTCCATCGAGAAATTGTGTCAGAGATGGGAGAGATGGGTGTCCTGGGCCCAACGATCAAAG GTTATGGCTGTGCTGGGACAAGCTATGTGGCCTATGGTTTGATTGCCAGAGAAGTGGAGAGAGTGGACAGTGGCTATCGCTCAGTCATGAGTGTGCAGTCGTCACTAGTCATGCACCCAATCAATGCCTAtggcacagaggagcagaaacagaagtaCCTCCCCAGGCTGG CTCGTGGAGAGATCCTGGGTTGCTTTGGCCTGACAGAACCTAACCATGGTAGTGACCCGGCCGGCATGGAAACCAGAGCCAAATACAATCCGTCCAGTCGCACCTACTCTCTCACCGGCTCTAAGACCTG GATCACCAACTCCCCAGTGGCAGATGTTGCTGTGGTCTGGGCCAAATGCGATGATGGGAAGATCCGCGGCTTCATCTTGGAGCGTGGCATGAAGGGACTCTCGACACCTAAGATCGAGGGAAAGTTTTCCCTGAGAGCCTCGGCAACTGGCATGATCGTCATGGACGAGGTGGAGGTTCCAGAGGAGAACCTGCTGCCTAACGCCACCGGCCTTGGG GGTCCTTTTGGCTGCTTAAACAACGCTCGGTATGGTATTGCGTGGGGCGCTCTGGGTGCCGCAGAATTCTGTTTCCATGCAGCTCGACAGTACACACTCGACAG aATTCAGTTTGGCGTGCCGCTGGCAAGAAATCagctgatgcagaaaaaaatggctgaCATGTTGACGGAGATCACGATCGGCCTACAGTCCTGTCTGCAGCTGGGAAGACTCATCGATGAGAAAAA AGCAGCTCCAGAGATGATATCCATGCTGAAGAGGAACAGCTGTGGTAAAGCCCTCGACATCGCCCGGCAAGCCAGAGACATGTTGGGAGGAAACGGCATAGCAGATGAGTATCACATCATCCGCCACGTCATGAACCTGGAGGCTGTCAACACATACGAAG GTACTCACGACATCCACGCCCTGATCCTCGGCCGAGCCATCACAGGGCTGCAGTCCTTCACTGTGGGCAAATAG
- the LOC119013685 gene encoding choline transporter-like protein 2 isoform X2 — translation MDLEEKPKYGEPRKYDPTFKGPIQNRGCTDIVCCILFIIAILGYFAVGILAWSQGDPRKVIYPTDSRGQFCGQAGTPLEKKPLLFYFNIMKCASPMVLLEFQCPTTQMCVEKCPEKFMTLIKAYSNKNDFDYYKQFCKDGVTNTMGVPDILKYGLCPAMLTPSKPFTRRCFPALGQKGGVITVGNNSHFDDGSGKMRDAKDLMDGVKNATVVIEARQVVMKIFEDYTQSWYWILIGLVIAMLTSLLFIVLLRFLAGIMVWVMIVLVILVIGYGIVHCYMEYAALKGEPGADVTLQDLGFQTDFTVYLQIRQTWLAFMIILAIVELIIILLLIFLRKRILIAVALIKEASRAIAHVMSSLFYPLFTFLLLAMVIAYWAVTAVFLSTSNEPIYKVFNETACEHSRQTCDPANYTTSSMKKECPDSECLFAFYGGETVYHKYLIGLQFYNVFLFFWCANFVTALGQMTLAGAFASYYWAFVKPDDMPAFPVFSALGRSLRYHTGTLAFGSLILAIIQIIRVLLEYLDHKLKGAQNKCTKFLLCCLKCCFWCLEKFIKFINRNAYIMVAIYGKNFCTSARDAFFLLMRNMIRVAVLDKVTDFLLFLGKLLIVGLVGIFAFFFFSGKVKAFENTAPHLHYYWVPILTVVIGSYLIAHGFFSVYAMCVDTLFLCFCEDLERNDGSAARPYYMSSTLHEILWKNKAEDLPSSSAQRQDDEDIQLKPKQAEEEDAT, via the exons ATGGATCTGGAGGAGAAACCGAAATATG gCGAGCCAAGGAAGTATGACCCAACCTTCAAGGGTCCAATCCAGAACAG GGGCTGCACAGACATTGTGTGTTGCATCCTCTTCATTATTGCCATACTGGGTTATTTTGCAGTGGGAATACTGG CCTGGTCCCAGGGCGACCCCAGGAAGGTGATCTATcccacagacagcagagggcagtTCTGTGGGCAGGCTGGCACCCCACTCGA GAAGAAGCCACTGTTGTTCTACTTCAACATCATGAAGTGTGCCAGCCCCATGGTGCTGCTGGAGTTCCAGTGTCCGACCACACAG ATGTGTGTGGAGAAGTGCCCTGAAAAGTTCATGACATTAATCAAAGCCTACAGCaacaaaaatgactttgactACTACAAGCAATTCTGCAAGGATGGTGTGACTAATACAATG GGTGTACCAGATATCCTCAAATATGGTCTATGTCCTGCCATGCTGACCCCAAGCAAACCTT TCACTCGGAGGTGTTTCCCAGCTTTGGGTCAGAAAGGAGGGGTGATAACAGTGGGAAATAACTCCCATTTTGATGATGGCAGTGGAAAAATGAGAGATGCCAAAGATCTTATGGATGGAGTCAA GAATGCCACTGTGGTTATAGAAGCTCGTCAGGTGGTCATGAAAATCTTTGAGGATTACACACAGTCCTGGTACTGGATCCTCAT TGGATTGGTTATTGCTATGCTCACCAGCCTGCTCTTCATTGTCCTCCTGCGCTTCCTGGCGGGGATCATGGTCTGGGTTATGATTGTCTTGGTGATACTGGTCATAGGATACG GTATCGTCCACTGCTACATGGAGTATGCTGCACTGAAAGGAGAACCAGGTGCTGATGTGACCCTACAGGATCTGGGCTTCCAGACAGACTTCACAGTGTATCTGCAGATCAGACAGACTTGGCTCGCCTTCA TGATTATCCTGGCCATTGTGGAGCTCATCATCATCCTACTGCTCATCTTTCTCAGGAAGAGGATCCTCATTGCCGTTGCTCTCATCAAAGAAGCCAGCAG AGCCATCGCGCATGTGATGTCTTCTCTTTTCTACCCACTGTTCACGTTCCTTCTCCTGGCCATGGTTATCGCCTACTGGGCAGTAACTGCTGT CTTCTTGTCTACCTCAAATGAACCCATCTACAAAGTTTTCAACGAGACGGCATGTGAACACTCTAGACAAACTTGTGACCCAGCT AACTACACAACCAGTTCCATGAAAAAGGAGTGCCCTGACTCTGAGTGCCTTTTTGCCTTCTATGGTGGAGAGACCGTTTACCACAAATACCTGATCGGCCTGCAGTTCTACaacgtcttcctcttcttctggtGTGCCAACTTTGTCACGGCTCTGGGGCAGATGACCCTGGCCGGGGCCTTCGCCTCGTACTACTGGGCCTTTGTCAAGCCAGATGACATGCCTGCCTTCCCAGTGTTTTCTGCCCTTGGGAGATCTCTCAG GTATCATACAGGAACTCTGGCCTTTGGCTCCCTTATCCTCGCAATCATTCAGATCATCAGGGTTTTGCTGGAGTATCTGGACCACAAACTGAAAG GAGCCCAAAATAAATGTACCAAATTCCTGCTGTGCTGTCTGAAGTGCTGCTTCTGGTGTCTGGAGAAATTCATCAAGTTCATAAACAGAAATGCCTACATTATG GTGGCGATTTATGGCAAAAACTTTTGCACCTCTGCCAGAGAtgccttcttcctcctcatgaGGAACATGATCAG GGTGGCTGTCTTGGACAAAGTGACAgatttcctcttgtttttggGCAAACTGCTCATTGTTGGGCTTGTGG GGATTTtcgctttcttcttcttctctgggaAAGTGAAGGCCTTTGAGAATACAGCTCCTCATCTCCACTACTACTGGGTGCCCATCCTG ACGGTGGTGATTGGGTCCTACCTCATTGCCCATGGATTCTTCAGTGTGTACGCCATGTGTGTGGAcactcttttcctctgtttct gtgAAGACTTGGAGCGCAATGACGGTTCAGCAGCAAGGCCTTATTACATGTCCTCAACGCTCCATGAGATTCTGTGGAAGAACAAGGCTGAGGATCTGCCTTCATCTTCTGCTCAGCGACAGGACGATGAAGACATCCAGCTGAAACCAAagcaggctgaggaggaggacgcaACTTAG
- the LOC119013685 gene encoding choline transporter-like protein 2 isoform X3: MPEEDGEYFGKNGEPRKYDPTFKGPIQNRGCTDIVCCILFIIAILGYFAVGILAWSQGDPRKVIYPTDSRGQFCGQAGTPLEKKPLLFYFNIMKCASPMVLLEFQCPTTQMCVEKCPEKFMTLIKAYSNKNDFDYYKQFCKDGVTNTMGVPDILKYGLCPAMLTPSKPFTRRCFPALGQKGGVITVGNNSHFDDGSGKMRDAKDLMDGVKNATVVIEARQVVMKIFEDYTQSWYWILIGLVIAMLTSLLFIVLLRFLAGIMVWVMIVLVILVIGYGIVHCYMEYAALKGEPGADVTLQDLGFQTDFTVYLQIRQTWLAFMIILAIVELIIILLLIFLRKRILIAVALIKEASRAIAHVMSSLFYPLFTFLLLAMVIAYWAVTAVFLSTSNEPIYKVFNETACEHSRQTCDPANYTTSSMKKECPDSECLFAFYGGETVYHKYLIGLQFYNVFLFFWCANFVTALGQMTLAGAFASYYWAFVKPDDMPAFPVFSALGRSLRYHTGTLAFGSLILAIIQIIRVLLEYLDHKLKGAQNKCTKFLLCCLKCCFWCLEKFIKFINRNAYIMVAIYGKNFCTSARDAFFLLMRNMIRVAVLDKVTDFLLFLGKLLIVGLVGIFAFFFFSGKVKAFENTAPHLHYYWVPILTVVIGSYLIAHGFFSVYAMCVDTLFLCFLEDLERNDGSAERPYLMPESLRKVLNKKNKTQPAE, from the exons ATGCCTGAGGAGGATGGAGAATATTTCGGAAAGAATG gCGAGCCAAGGAAGTATGACCCAACCTTCAAGGGTCCAATCCAGAACAG GGGCTGCACAGACATTGTGTGTTGCATCCTCTTCATTATTGCCATACTGGGTTATTTTGCAGTGGGAATACTGG CCTGGTCCCAGGGCGACCCCAGGAAGGTGATCTATcccacagacagcagagggcagtTCTGTGGGCAGGCTGGCACCCCACTCGA GAAGAAGCCACTGTTGTTCTACTTCAACATCATGAAGTGTGCCAGCCCCATGGTGCTGCTGGAGTTCCAGTGTCCGACCACACAG ATGTGTGTGGAGAAGTGCCCTGAAAAGTTCATGACATTAATCAAAGCCTACAGCaacaaaaatgactttgactACTACAAGCAATTCTGCAAGGATGGTGTGACTAATACAATG GGTGTACCAGATATCCTCAAATATGGTCTATGTCCTGCCATGCTGACCCCAAGCAAACCTT TCACTCGGAGGTGTTTCCCAGCTTTGGGTCAGAAAGGAGGGGTGATAACAGTGGGAAATAACTCCCATTTTGATGATGGCAGTGGAAAAATGAGAGATGCCAAAGATCTTATGGATGGAGTCAA GAATGCCACTGTGGTTATAGAAGCTCGTCAGGTGGTCATGAAAATCTTTGAGGATTACACACAGTCCTGGTACTGGATCCTCAT TGGATTGGTTATTGCTATGCTCACCAGCCTGCTCTTCATTGTCCTCCTGCGCTTCCTGGCGGGGATCATGGTCTGGGTTATGATTGTCTTGGTGATACTGGTCATAGGATACG GTATCGTCCACTGCTACATGGAGTATGCTGCACTGAAAGGAGAACCAGGTGCTGATGTGACCCTACAGGATCTGGGCTTCCAGACAGACTTCACAGTGTATCTGCAGATCAGACAGACTTGGCTCGCCTTCA TGATTATCCTGGCCATTGTGGAGCTCATCATCATCCTACTGCTCATCTTTCTCAGGAAGAGGATCCTCATTGCCGTTGCTCTCATCAAAGAAGCCAGCAG AGCCATCGCGCATGTGATGTCTTCTCTTTTCTACCCACTGTTCACGTTCCTTCTCCTGGCCATGGTTATCGCCTACTGGGCAGTAACTGCTGT CTTCTTGTCTACCTCAAATGAACCCATCTACAAAGTTTTCAACGAGACGGCATGTGAACACTCTAGACAAACTTGTGACCCAGCT AACTACACAACCAGTTCCATGAAAAAGGAGTGCCCTGACTCTGAGTGCCTTTTTGCCTTCTATGGTGGAGAGACCGTTTACCACAAATACCTGATCGGCCTGCAGTTCTACaacgtcttcctcttcttctggtGTGCCAACTTTGTCACGGCTCTGGGGCAGATGACCCTGGCCGGGGCCTTCGCCTCGTACTACTGGGCCTTTGTCAAGCCAGATGACATGCCTGCCTTCCCAGTGTTTTCTGCCCTTGGGAGATCTCTCAG GTATCATACAGGAACTCTGGCCTTTGGCTCCCTTATCCTCGCAATCATTCAGATCATCAGGGTTTTGCTGGAGTATCTGGACCACAAACTGAAAG GAGCCCAAAATAAATGTACCAAATTCCTGCTGTGCTGTCTGAAGTGCTGCTTCTGGTGTCTGGAGAAATTCATCAAGTTCATAAACAGAAATGCCTACATTATG GTGGCGATTTATGGCAAAAACTTTTGCACCTCTGCCAGAGAtgccttcttcctcctcatgaGGAACATGATCAG GGTGGCTGTCTTGGACAAAGTGACAgatttcctcttgtttttggGCAAACTGCTCATTGTTGGGCTTGTGG GGATTTtcgctttcttcttcttctctgggaAAGTGAAGGCCTTTGAGAATACAGCTCCTCATCTCCACTACTACTGGGTGCCCATCCTG ACGGTGGTGATTGGGTCCTACCTCATTGCCCATGGATTCTTCAGTGTGTACGCCATGTGTGTGGAcactcttttcctctgtttct TGGAGGATCTTGAGAGGAACGATGGCAGTGCAGAGAGGCCCTACCTGATGCCTGAGAGTCTCCGCAAAGTCCTGAATAAGAAGAACAAGACCCAGCCGGCTGAGTAA
- the LOC119013685 gene encoding choline transporter-like protein 2 isoform X4 — MDLEEKPKYGEPRKYDPTFKGPIQNRGCTDIVCCILFIIAILGYFAVGILAWSQGDPRKVIYPTDSRGQFCGQAGTPLEKKPLLFYFNIMKCASPMVLLEFQCPTTQMCVEKCPEKFMTLIKAYSNKNDFDYYKQFCKDGVTNTMGVPDILKYGLCPAMLTPSKPFTRRCFPALGQKGGVITVGNNSHFDDGSGKMRDAKDLMDGVKNATVVIEARQVVMKIFEDYTQSWYWILIGLVIAMLTSLLFIVLLRFLAGIMVWVMIVLVILVIGYGIVHCYMEYAALKGEPGADVTLQDLGFQTDFTVYLQIRQTWLAFMIILAIVELIIILLLIFLRKRILIAVALIKEASRAIAHVMSSLFYPLFTFLLLAMVIAYWAVTAVFLSTSNEPIYKVFNETACEHSRQTCDPANYTTSSMKKECPDSECLFAFYGGETVYHKYLIGLQFYNVFLFFWCANFVTALGQMTLAGAFASYYWAFVKPDDMPAFPVFSALGRSLRYHTGTLAFGSLILAIIQIIRVLLEYLDHKLKGAQNKCTKFLLCCLKCCFWCLEKFIKFINRNAYIMVAIYGKNFCTSARDAFFLLMRNMIRVAVLDKVTDFLLFLGKLLIVGLVGIFAFFFFSGKVKAFENTAPHLHYYWVPILTVVIGSYLIAHGFFSVYAMCVDTLFLCFLEDLERNDGSAERPYLMPESLRKVLNKKNKTQPAE, encoded by the exons ATGGATCTGGAGGAGAAACCGAAATATG gCGAGCCAAGGAAGTATGACCCAACCTTCAAGGGTCCAATCCAGAACAG GGGCTGCACAGACATTGTGTGTTGCATCCTCTTCATTATTGCCATACTGGGTTATTTTGCAGTGGGAATACTGG CCTGGTCCCAGGGCGACCCCAGGAAGGTGATCTATcccacagacagcagagggcagtTCTGTGGGCAGGCTGGCACCCCACTCGA GAAGAAGCCACTGTTGTTCTACTTCAACATCATGAAGTGTGCCAGCCCCATGGTGCTGCTGGAGTTCCAGTGTCCGACCACACAG ATGTGTGTGGAGAAGTGCCCTGAAAAGTTCATGACATTAATCAAAGCCTACAGCaacaaaaatgactttgactACTACAAGCAATTCTGCAAGGATGGTGTGACTAATACAATG GGTGTACCAGATATCCTCAAATATGGTCTATGTCCTGCCATGCTGACCCCAAGCAAACCTT TCACTCGGAGGTGTTTCCCAGCTTTGGGTCAGAAAGGAGGGGTGATAACAGTGGGAAATAACTCCCATTTTGATGATGGCAGTGGAAAAATGAGAGATGCCAAAGATCTTATGGATGGAGTCAA GAATGCCACTGTGGTTATAGAAGCTCGTCAGGTGGTCATGAAAATCTTTGAGGATTACACACAGTCCTGGTACTGGATCCTCAT TGGATTGGTTATTGCTATGCTCACCAGCCTGCTCTTCATTGTCCTCCTGCGCTTCCTGGCGGGGATCATGGTCTGGGTTATGATTGTCTTGGTGATACTGGTCATAGGATACG GTATCGTCCACTGCTACATGGAGTATGCTGCACTGAAAGGAGAACCAGGTGCTGATGTGACCCTACAGGATCTGGGCTTCCAGACAGACTTCACAGTGTATCTGCAGATCAGACAGACTTGGCTCGCCTTCA TGATTATCCTGGCCATTGTGGAGCTCATCATCATCCTACTGCTCATCTTTCTCAGGAAGAGGATCCTCATTGCCGTTGCTCTCATCAAAGAAGCCAGCAG AGCCATCGCGCATGTGATGTCTTCTCTTTTCTACCCACTGTTCACGTTCCTTCTCCTGGCCATGGTTATCGCCTACTGGGCAGTAACTGCTGT CTTCTTGTCTACCTCAAATGAACCCATCTACAAAGTTTTCAACGAGACGGCATGTGAACACTCTAGACAAACTTGTGACCCAGCT AACTACACAACCAGTTCCATGAAAAAGGAGTGCCCTGACTCTGAGTGCCTTTTTGCCTTCTATGGTGGAGAGACCGTTTACCACAAATACCTGATCGGCCTGCAGTTCTACaacgtcttcctcttcttctggtGTGCCAACTTTGTCACGGCTCTGGGGCAGATGACCCTGGCCGGGGCCTTCGCCTCGTACTACTGGGCCTTTGTCAAGCCAGATGACATGCCTGCCTTCCCAGTGTTTTCTGCCCTTGGGAGATCTCTCAG GTATCATACAGGAACTCTGGCCTTTGGCTCCCTTATCCTCGCAATCATTCAGATCATCAGGGTTTTGCTGGAGTATCTGGACCACAAACTGAAAG GAGCCCAAAATAAATGTACCAAATTCCTGCTGTGCTGTCTGAAGTGCTGCTTCTGGTGTCTGGAGAAATTCATCAAGTTCATAAACAGAAATGCCTACATTATG GTGGCGATTTATGGCAAAAACTTTTGCACCTCTGCCAGAGAtgccttcttcctcctcatgaGGAACATGATCAG GGTGGCTGTCTTGGACAAAGTGACAgatttcctcttgtttttggGCAAACTGCTCATTGTTGGGCTTGTGG GGATTTtcgctttcttcttcttctctgggaAAGTGAAGGCCTTTGAGAATACAGCTCCTCATCTCCACTACTACTGGGTGCCCATCCTG ACGGTGGTGATTGGGTCCTACCTCATTGCCCATGGATTCTTCAGTGTGTACGCCATGTGTGTGGAcactcttttcctctgtttct TGGAGGATCTTGAGAGGAACGATGGCAGTGCAGAGAGGCCCTACCTGATGCCTGAGAGTCTCCGCAAAGTCCTGAATAAGAAGAACAAGACCCAGCCGGCTGAGTAA
- the LOC119013685 gene encoding choline transporter-like protein 2 isoform X1 — protein sequence MPEEDGEYFGKNGEPRKYDPTFKGPIQNRGCTDIVCCILFIIAILGYFAVGILAWSQGDPRKVIYPTDSRGQFCGQAGTPLEKKPLLFYFNIMKCASPMVLLEFQCPTTQMCVEKCPEKFMTLIKAYSNKNDFDYYKQFCKDGVTNTMGVPDILKYGLCPAMLTPSKPFTRRCFPALGQKGGVITVGNNSHFDDGSGKMRDAKDLMDGVKNATVVIEARQVVMKIFEDYTQSWYWILIGLVIAMLTSLLFIVLLRFLAGIMVWVMIVLVILVIGYGIVHCYMEYAALKGEPGADVTLQDLGFQTDFTVYLQIRQTWLAFMIILAIVELIIILLLIFLRKRILIAVALIKEASRAIAHVMSSLFYPLFTFLLLAMVIAYWAVTAVFLSTSNEPIYKVFNETACEHSRQTCDPANYTTSSMKKECPDSECLFAFYGGETVYHKYLIGLQFYNVFLFFWCANFVTALGQMTLAGAFASYYWAFVKPDDMPAFPVFSALGRSLRYHTGTLAFGSLILAIIQIIRVLLEYLDHKLKGAQNKCTKFLLCCLKCCFWCLEKFIKFINRNAYIMVAIYGKNFCTSARDAFFLLMRNMIRVAVLDKVTDFLLFLGKLLIVGLVGIFAFFFFSGKVKAFENTAPHLHYYWVPILTVVIGSYLIAHGFFSVYAMCVDTLFLCFCEDLERNDGSAARPYYMSSTLHEILWKNKAEDLPSSSAQRQDDEDIQLKPKQAEEEDAT from the exons ATGCCTGAGGAGGATGGAGAATATTTCGGAAAGAATG gCGAGCCAAGGAAGTATGACCCAACCTTCAAGGGTCCAATCCAGAACAG GGGCTGCACAGACATTGTGTGTTGCATCCTCTTCATTATTGCCATACTGGGTTATTTTGCAGTGGGAATACTGG CCTGGTCCCAGGGCGACCCCAGGAAGGTGATCTATcccacagacagcagagggcagtTCTGTGGGCAGGCTGGCACCCCACTCGA GAAGAAGCCACTGTTGTTCTACTTCAACATCATGAAGTGTGCCAGCCCCATGGTGCTGCTGGAGTTCCAGTGTCCGACCACACAG ATGTGTGTGGAGAAGTGCCCTGAAAAGTTCATGACATTAATCAAAGCCTACAGCaacaaaaatgactttgactACTACAAGCAATTCTGCAAGGATGGTGTGACTAATACAATG GGTGTACCAGATATCCTCAAATATGGTCTATGTCCTGCCATGCTGACCCCAAGCAAACCTT TCACTCGGAGGTGTTTCCCAGCTTTGGGTCAGAAAGGAGGGGTGATAACAGTGGGAAATAACTCCCATTTTGATGATGGCAGTGGAAAAATGAGAGATGCCAAAGATCTTATGGATGGAGTCAA GAATGCCACTGTGGTTATAGAAGCTCGTCAGGTGGTCATGAAAATCTTTGAGGATTACACACAGTCCTGGTACTGGATCCTCAT TGGATTGGTTATTGCTATGCTCACCAGCCTGCTCTTCATTGTCCTCCTGCGCTTCCTGGCGGGGATCATGGTCTGGGTTATGATTGTCTTGGTGATACTGGTCATAGGATACG GTATCGTCCACTGCTACATGGAGTATGCTGCACTGAAAGGAGAACCAGGTGCTGATGTGACCCTACAGGATCTGGGCTTCCAGACAGACTTCACAGTGTATCTGCAGATCAGACAGACTTGGCTCGCCTTCA TGATTATCCTGGCCATTGTGGAGCTCATCATCATCCTACTGCTCATCTTTCTCAGGAAGAGGATCCTCATTGCCGTTGCTCTCATCAAAGAAGCCAGCAG AGCCATCGCGCATGTGATGTCTTCTCTTTTCTACCCACTGTTCACGTTCCTTCTCCTGGCCATGGTTATCGCCTACTGGGCAGTAACTGCTGT CTTCTTGTCTACCTCAAATGAACCCATCTACAAAGTTTTCAACGAGACGGCATGTGAACACTCTAGACAAACTTGTGACCCAGCT AACTACACAACCAGTTCCATGAAAAAGGAGTGCCCTGACTCTGAGTGCCTTTTTGCCTTCTATGGTGGAGAGACCGTTTACCACAAATACCTGATCGGCCTGCAGTTCTACaacgtcttcctcttcttctggtGTGCCAACTTTGTCACGGCTCTGGGGCAGATGACCCTGGCCGGGGCCTTCGCCTCGTACTACTGGGCCTTTGTCAAGCCAGATGACATGCCTGCCTTCCCAGTGTTTTCTGCCCTTGGGAGATCTCTCAG GTATCATACAGGAACTCTGGCCTTTGGCTCCCTTATCCTCGCAATCATTCAGATCATCAGGGTTTTGCTGGAGTATCTGGACCACAAACTGAAAG GAGCCCAAAATAAATGTACCAAATTCCTGCTGTGCTGTCTGAAGTGCTGCTTCTGGTGTCTGGAGAAATTCATCAAGTTCATAAACAGAAATGCCTACATTATG GTGGCGATTTATGGCAAAAACTTTTGCACCTCTGCCAGAGAtgccttcttcctcctcatgaGGAACATGATCAG GGTGGCTGTCTTGGACAAAGTGACAgatttcctcttgtttttggGCAAACTGCTCATTGTTGGGCTTGTGG GGATTTtcgctttcttcttcttctctgggaAAGTGAAGGCCTTTGAGAATACAGCTCCTCATCTCCACTACTACTGGGTGCCCATCCTG ACGGTGGTGATTGGGTCCTACCTCATTGCCCATGGATTCTTCAGTGTGTACGCCATGTGTGTGGAcactcttttcctctgtttct gtgAAGACTTGGAGCGCAATGACGGTTCAGCAGCAAGGCCTTATTACATGTCCTCAACGCTCCATGAGATTCTGTGGAAGAACAAGGCTGAGGATCTGCCTTCATCTTCTGCTCAGCGACAGGACGATGAAGACATCCAGCTGAAACCAAagcaggctgaggaggaggacgcaACTTAG